The following are encoded in a window of Calderihabitans maritimus genomic DNA:
- a CDS encoding undecaprenyl-diphosphate phosphatase — protein sequence MSVWEAIFLGLVQGLTEFLPVSSSAHLVIAQHYLHISTPGLTFEILVHFGTLVAVLVAFRKDILSLFRKPFQRLTYLIIIGTVPTAIIGLVFESYVEQLFGSVLAVGFMLLVTGFFLWIGETLVSGGKGTEEMSFRDALFIGIAQGMAVTPGISRSGITISAALVRGLNRETAARYSFLVVIPVILGATILKGAELLSSPASREILSPYLIGTAVAAISGYWAIKSLLKVLREGKLRYFSVYCWLLGLILIIEQLT from the coding sequence ATGTCCGTCTGGGAAGCAATATTTCTTGGGTTGGTACAGGGACTGACTGAGTTTTTACCTGTGAGCAGTTCGGCCCACCTGGTGATAGCTCAACACTATTTGCATATATCTACTCCCGGCCTGACTTTCGAAATTCTGGTTCATTTTGGCACCTTGGTGGCGGTACTGGTAGCTTTTAGAAAGGACATTTTGTCCTTGTTTAGAAAACCTTTTCAGCGTTTAACGTATTTGATAATAATAGGAACTGTTCCCACGGCTATTATAGGCTTGGTTTTTGAGTCTTATGTAGAGCAGTTGTTTGGTTCGGTACTGGCCGTCGGTTTTATGCTTTTGGTTACCGGCTTTTTTCTTTGGATAGGGGAAACCCTGGTTTCGGGAGGTAAAGGGACGGAAGAGATGTCTTTCAGGGATGCTCTGTTTATAGGCATAGCTCAGGGAATGGCAGTAACACCGGGAATTTCGCGTTCCGGTATTACTATTTCTGCCGCTCTGGTGAGGGGATTGAACCGGGAGACTGCAGCCCGGTACTCCTTTTTGGTGGTCATTCCGGTAATTCTTGGGGCCACCATCCTGAAAGGAGCCGAGCTCTTAAGCAGCCCTGCCTCTAGAGAAATTTTGTCTCCTTATTTAATCGGAACTGCCGTGGCTGCTATTTCGGGTTATTGGGCGATAAAGAGTTTGCTCAAAGTACTGCGAGAAGGGAAGCTGAGGTATTTTTCCGTCTATTGCTGGTTGTTGGGTCTGATACTAATTATAGAGCAGCTCACCTAA